Proteins co-encoded in one Oreochromis aureus strain Israel breed Guangdong linkage group 3, ZZ_aureus, whole genome shotgun sequence genomic window:
- the LOC116312949 gene encoding uncharacterized protein LOC116312949 isoform X2, which produces MASGKPAGTEINNIFTHPSGIKKSIRTVLTAGEAGSGKTFLVHKFLLDWAEKRTNQDVGLIFPLTFRRLNSLQEKKVSFAKLIHSCIPATRDMNEGDLNTIFTTWQTQGTLALKKSEYKILFVLDGLDESRLQLDFTDDDDATIDVTESTSVDVLLTNLIKGKLLPSACIWITTRPAAASQIPPDFVDMVTEVRGFTDPQKEEYFRRRFRDEEQASRIISHIKTSRSLHFMCHIPVFCWITATVVQEAGGELPETLTEVYIELLNVQIKHLKPRYGFEKSIQCIKMITKLAFKQLEKDSLMFSEEELTEDKITLTGVSVYPEMFSWLFKEEHQLKKGRSKVFSFVHQSVVEFLAALFVALESDIKNMEAKSQDCLMRTVNNFSQTRLPEIYSNTVDKAIQSLDGHLDLFLRFILGLSLHANKPPLQDLLTQTGSSSQTIKLTVDYVRKKVRENPSPERRISLFLCLNELKDGSPVEEIQQFLKSGTVLGDLSPAQWSALVFIILSSQKDLTVFDLKHYSASEKALLGLLPVVEASNKALLNGCNLSERSCEALCSLLGSKSCSVTELDLSNNKLHDSGVKLISSVLNNPQCKLQTVRLRGCNLSERSCDYLSSVLSSPSCSLTELDLRHNNLGLSGKKLCESSTKATVRMSNVSLKDIISKSDQKSDGPPAVYQLRAKKQKIGTLTRMTVGEKHPGKTNKTILLVGETGAGKSTLINALLNYTMGVKWEDDIWFTIVEEEKKECQTESQTSDVIMYEIFGFEDETLPYSLTIIDTPGYGDTRGIEHDDTINHRLLDLFRSEDGVHEISAVGLVMKASDNRLSDRLMYIFDSVTSLFGKNLEKNIVALITHSDGINPKNPLQALQAANIKCAKNRKNKPVYFLFNNCQHKNQREKYQKKNYKNSERGMSGFTAFLTEATPLMREATPESIRLTACIQNLQERIRFTEVKQREMKLSQEAVEKHDNMNNEEVTPCVVFKHKELIREVIGWPGFKAAVSCTVCEENCHYPGCTVLLNHCEVFRDGHCTSCTNKCPASVHVKENWRYVTRIKRGQKNEPPTKEKDVHLLGKEMNRLTAEKSQFLDESYQHIVRLEQIALKADSVSTIVHLDFLIEKMKEKGDTEGARKLEEMKRREDEGTKESRRISLISSLYEDIILNSYLISSQSPAVYQLRAKKQKIGTLTRMTVGEKHPGKTNKTILLVGETGAGKSTLINALLNYTMGVKWEDDVWFTIVEEEKKERQTESQTSDVIMYEIFGFEGETLPYSLTIIDTPGYGDTRGIEHDDIISHRLLDLFRSEDGVHEISAVGLVMKASDNRLSDRLMYIFDSVTSLFGKNLEKNIVALITHSDGTKPKNPRQALQAANIKCAKNRKNKPVYFLFNNCQHEDRAEENESLKYSWKFTQENMNQLTDFLETSNPQKMLTTVEVLNERNRLKACIQNLQERINLTELKQTEFGQIREALKKHEEKQKEEKKKIEEAQKMYETLKSQGEQKSEQAVKIQQTIKKHKEEIKRNEKFTVEVDEVYKEKVRIDGGMWGLVFYEAAVCCTVCEETCHYPGCTMAWYPSHCEVMKEGCCTSCKKKCPTSDHVKANWRYVTKTRRVNKTNEQMKQKYEKNVAECELKRSQLKPLTKEVKEIMRTATDSSLNTDKMLQKYEEHQKESEEKSSLLENIEQEMIRLTAESSQLLDESYQHVVSLEQIALKADSFSTIVHLDFLIEKMKEKGNTEKIQKLEEMRSRVDEKNKAAYWYSQHTISYQKPLE; this is translated from the exons ATGGCCTCTGGAAAGCCTGCAGGAACTGAAATCAACAACATCTTCACACACCCTTCTGGCATTAAAAAGAGTATAAGAACTGTGCTGACTGCTGGGGAGGCAGGAAGCGGTAAAACTTTCCTTGTGCACAAGTTTTTGTTGGATTGGGCAGAAAAAAGAACCAATCAGGATGTGGGTTTGATTTTCCCTTTAACTTTTAGAAGGCTAAATTCATTACAAGAGAAAAAGGTAAGCTTTGCcaaactcattcattcatgtataCCTGCAACTAGGGACATGAATGAAGGGGATCTTAATACCATCTTCACAACATGGCAGACACAAGGAACTCTAGCCCTTAAGAAGAGTGAATATAAAATTCTGTTTGTGTTGGATGGGCTAGATGAGAGTCGCCTTCAGCTGGACttcactgatgatgatgatgcaacTATTGATGTCACagagtccacctcagtggatgtgctgctgacaaacctcatcaaggggaaactgcttccctctgcttgtatctggataaccacacgacctgcagcagccagtcAGATCCCTCCTGATTTTGTAGatatggtgacagaggtcagagggttcactgacccacagaaggaggagtacttcaggaggagattcagagatgaggagcaggccagcaggatcatctcccacattaagacatcacgaagcctccacttcatgtgccacatcccagtcttctgctggatcactgctacagttgtgcaggaggcaggaggagaactTCCTGAGACCCTGACTGAGGTTTACATAGAACTCCTCAATGTTCAGATCAAACATTTGAAACCAAGATATGGTTTTGAAAAAAGCATCCAGTGCATTAAGATGATTACAAAATTGGCCTTTAAGCAGCTGGAGAAGGACAGCCTGATGTTCAGTGAAGAAGAACTAACAGAGGACAAAATTACTTTGACTGGAGTCTCTGTGTATCCAGAGATGTTCTCATGGCTCTTCAAAGAGGAACATCAGCTGAAGAAGGGCAGGAGCAAAGTATTCAGCTTTGTCCATCAGAGTGTAgtggagtttctggctgctctgtTTGTGGCCTTAGAATCTGATATTAAAAACATGGAGGCTAAATCACAGGACTGTTTGATGAGAACTGTAAATAATTTCAGCCAAACACGTCTACCAGAGATCTACAGCAACACTGTTGACAAAGCCATACAGAGTCTGGATGGACatctggacttgttcctccgcttcatCCTGGGCCTTTCACTGCACGCCAACAAACCTCCTTTACAAGACCTGctcacacagacaggaagtagctcacagaccatTAAGCTGACAGTAGACTATGTGAGGAAGAAGGTCAGAGAAAATCCATCTCCTGAGAGAAGAATCAGCTTGTTCCTGTGTCTGAATGAGCTGAAGGATGGTTCTccagtggaggagatccagcaaTTCCTGAAATCAGGAACAGTCTTAGGTGatctgtctcctgctcagtggtcagcgcTGGTCTTCATTATACTGTCATCACAAAAAGATCTGActgtgtttgatctgaaacactACTCTGCTTCAGAAAAGGCTCTTCTggggctgctgccagtggttgaagcctccaacaaagctct GCTGAAtggctgtaacctctcagagaggagctgtgaagctctgtgttCACTTCTCGGTTCCAAATCCTGCAGTGtgacagagctggacctgagtaacaacaagCTGCatgattcaggagtgaagctgaTTTCTTCTGTACTGAATAATCCACAGTGTAAACTGCAAACTGTCAG ACTAAGGggctgtaacctgtcagagagaagctgtgattacctgtcctcagttctcagctccccGTCCTGCAgtctgacagagctggacctgagacACAACAACCTGGGACTGTCAGGAAAGAAGCTGTGTGAAAGCTCTACAAAGGCCACTGTCCG GATGAGTAATGTCTCACTGAAAGATATCATCTCCAAGAGTGATCAGAAATCTGATGGACCTCCTGCTGTCTACCAGCTGAGagcaaagaaacagaagattgGAACTCTGACAAGAATGACTGTTGGAGAAAAACATCCTGGGAAGACAAATAAAACCATCTTACTTGTGGGAGAAACAGGAGCAGGAAAATCTACTCTGATCAATGCTCTGCTCAACTACACCATGGGAGTGAAGTGGGAGGATGACATCTGGTTTACCATCgtagaggaggagaaaaaggaaTGTCAGACAGAAAGTCAGACATCAGATGTGATCATGTACGAGATCTTTGGGTTTGAAGATGAAACTTTGCCCTATTCTCTGACCATCATCGATACTCCTGGATATGGAGACACCAGAGGGATTGAACATGATGACACCATCAATCACAGATTATTGGACTTGTTTCGATCAGAGGATGGAGTCCATGAAATTAGTGCAGTGGGTCTGGTGATGAAGGCGAGTGATAATCGACTTAGTGATCGACTGATGTACATCTTTGATTCAGTGACGTCTCTGTTTGGAAAAAACTTGGAGAAAAACATTGTagctctgatcacacactcagATGGGATAAACCCTAAAAACCCTCTTCAAGCTCTTCAAGCTGCAAACATTAAATGTGCCAAAAATAGGAAGAATAAGCCTGTTTACTTCCTCTTTAATAACTGCCAGCATAAAAACCAGAGAGAAAAAtaccagaaaaaaaattataaaaactcAGAGAGAGGAATGAGCGGGTTCACAGCCTTCCTAACAGAAGCAACACCTCTAATGCGAGAGGCGACACCTGAAAGTATCAGACTGACAGCCTGCATCCAAAACCTGCAAGAAAGAATCAGATTCACTGAAGTAAAACAAAGAGAGATGAAACTGAGTCAGGAAGCTGTGGAGAAACATGACAACATGAACAATGAAGAGGTAACTCCATGTGTAGTTtttaaacataaagaacttaTTAGAGAAGTGATTGGTTGGCCCGGGTTTAAAGCAGCTGTCAGCTGTACAGTCTGTGAAGAGAACTGTCACTATCCTGGATGCACGGTGCTCTTAAATCACTGTGAGGTCTTTAGAGATGGTCACTGCACGTCATGTACCAACAAGTGTCCTGCATCAGTGCATGTGAAAGAAAACTGGAGATATGTGACCAGGATAAAGAGAGGTCAGAAGAACGAACCACCAACTAAAGAGAAGGATGTTCATTTACTTGGAAAGGAAATGAACCGACTGACAGCGGAGAAGTCACAGTTCCTGGATGAGTCCTACCAGCATATTGTCAGACTGGAGCAGATCGCTCTAAAAGCTGATTCAGTGTCCACTATTGTCCACTTGGACTTTCTGAttgagaagatgaaggagaaagGAGACACAGAGGGGGCCAGGAAACTGGAGGAGATGAAAAGGAGAGAGGATGAAGGAACCAAAGAATCACGGAG GATTAGTTTGATCTCATCACTCTATGAAGACATCATCTTAAACAGTTATCTCATCAGTTCACAATCTCCTGCTGTTTATCAGCTAAGagcaaagaaacagaagattgGAACTCTGACAAGAATGACTGTTGGAGAAAAACATCCAGGGAAGACAAATAAAACCATCTTACTTGTGGGAGAAACAGGAGCAGGAAAATCTACTCTGATCAATGCTCTGCTCAACTACACCATGGGAGTGAAGTGGGAGGATGACGTCTGGTTTACCATCgtagaggaggagaaaaaggaaCGTCAGACAGAAAGTCAGACATCAGATGTGATCATGTACGAGATCTTTGGGTTTGAAGGTGAAACTTTGCCCTATTCTCTGACCATCATCGATACTCCTGGATATGGAGACACCAGAGGGATTgaacatgatgacatcatcagtcacagaTTATTGGACTTGTTTCGATCAGAGGATGGAGTCCATGAAATTAGTGCAGTGGGTCTGGTGATGAAGGCGAGTGATAATCGACTTAGTGATCGACTGATGTACATCTTTGATTCAGTGACGTCTCTGTTTGGAAAAAACTTGGAGAAAAACATTGTagctctgatcacacactcagATGGAACAAAACCTAAAAACCCTCGTCAAGCTCTTCAAGCTGCAAACATTAAATGTGCCAAAAATAGGAAGAATAAGCCTGTTTACTTCCTCTTTAATAACTGCCAGCATGAAGATCgagcagaagaaaatgagtCTTTAAAATATTCATGGAAATTCACACAGGAAAACATGAATCAACTCACAGACTTCTTAGAAACATCTAATCCTCAAAAAATGCTGACAACAGTCGAAGTGCTAAATGAACGAAACAGACTAAAAGCCTGCATCCAAAACCTGCAAGAGAGAATCAATTTGACTGAACTGAAACAGACAGAATTTGGACAGATCCGAGAAGCTCTGAAAAAACacgaagaaaaacagaaagaagaaaagaaaaagattgaaGAAGCTCAAAAAATGTACGAAACTCTGAAGAGCCAAGGAGAACAGAAAAGTGAGCAAGCTGTAAAAATCCAACAAactataaagaaacacaaagaagagaTTAAGAGGAATGAAAAGTTCACTGTAGAGGTTGATGAGGTCTACAAAGAGAAAGTACGCATTGATGGTGGGATGTGGGGTTTAGTTTTTTATGAAGCAGCTGTCTGCTGTACAGTCTGTGAGGAGACCTGTCACTATCCTGGATGCACGATGGCCTGGTATCCTTCACATTGTGAGGTCATGAAAGAAGGCTGCTGCActtcatgtaaaaaaaagtgtccTACATCAGATCACGTGAAAGCAAATTGGAGATATGTGACCAAGACAAGGAGAGTTAACAAGACCAATGaacaaatgaaacagaaatatgaaaaaaatgtggCAGAATGTGAGTTGAAGAGGAGTCAGTTAAAACCTCTTACAAAGGAAGTGAAGGAAATAATGAGAACAGCGACTGATTCATCACTGAACACAGACAAAATGCTGCAGAAATATGAAGAGCATCAAAAAGAAAGCGAAGAGAAGTCGAGCCTGTTAGAAAATATTGAACAGGAAATGATCCGACTGACAGCAGAGAGCTCACAGTTATTGGATGAGTCCTACCAACATGTGGTCAGTCTGGAGCAGATCGCTCTGAAAGCTGATTCATTTTCCACTATTGTCCACTTGGACTTCCTGAttgagaagatgaaggagaaagGAAACACAGAGAAGATCCAGAAACTGGAGGAGATGAGGAGCAGAGtggatgaaaaaaacaaagcagcatattGGTACTCCCAACACACCATCAGCTATCAAAAACCTTTGGAATGA
- the LOC116312949 gene encoding uncharacterized protein LOC116312949 isoform X1, with amino-acid sequence MERDDHLFIVLLGKSGVGKSSSGNTILGRAAFESKPGFGPVTKEISMKTGSMFGKQILVMDTPDILGSEQHIQTFCQCVLQDSSPVLFLLVIRVGRFTEEDLKAVNAASRVIGPHRLEKCYLLFTGGDELKTSVDDYISKEKKSSLPGVVERFSRRTHLFNNKDKRREQVRELLMKTGDFSADVKSPLPITHYRERLQSNLQVSFKYKQEGWTPKKDEKNLDDIYTKLYITAGGETHTTSQFRQIEMASGKPAGTEINNIFTHPSGIKKSIRTVLTAGEAGSGKTFLVHKFLLDWAEKRTNQDVGLIFPLTFRRLNSLQEKKVSFAKLIHSCIPATRDMNEGDLNTIFTTWQTQGTLALKKSEYKILFVLDGLDESRLQLDFTDDDDATIDVTESTSVDVLLTNLIKGKLLPSACIWITTRPAAASQIPPDFVDMVTEVRGFTDPQKEEYFRRRFRDEEQASRIISHIKTSRSLHFMCHIPVFCWITATVVQEAGGELPETLTEVYIELLNVQIKHLKPRYGFEKSIQCIKMITKLAFKQLEKDSLMFSEEELTEDKITLTGVSVYPEMFSWLFKEEHQLKKGRSKVFSFVHQSVVEFLAALFVALESDIKNMEAKSQDCLMRTVNNFSQTRLPEIYSNTVDKAIQSLDGHLDLFLRFILGLSLHANKPPLQDLLTQTGSSSQTIKLTVDYVRKKVRENPSPERRISLFLCLNELKDGSPVEEIQQFLKSGTVLGDLSPAQWSALVFIILSSQKDLTVFDLKHYSASEKALLGLLPVVEASNKALLNGCNLSERSCEALCSLLGSKSCSVTELDLSNNKLHDSGVKLISSVLNNPQCKLQTVRLRGCNLSERSCDYLSSVLSSPSCSLTELDLRHNNLGLSGKKLCESSTKATVRMSNVSLKDIISKSDQKSDGPPAVYQLRAKKQKIGTLTRMTVGEKHPGKTNKTILLVGETGAGKSTLINALLNYTMGVKWEDDIWFTIVEEEKKECQTESQTSDVIMYEIFGFEDETLPYSLTIIDTPGYGDTRGIEHDDTINHRLLDLFRSEDGVHEISAVGLVMKASDNRLSDRLMYIFDSVTSLFGKNLEKNIVALITHSDGINPKNPLQALQAANIKCAKNRKNKPVYFLFNNCQHKNQREKYQKKNYKNSERGMSGFTAFLTEATPLMREATPESIRLTACIQNLQERIRFTEVKQREMKLSQEAVEKHDNMNNEEVTPCVVFKHKELIREVIGWPGFKAAVSCTVCEENCHYPGCTVLLNHCEVFRDGHCTSCTNKCPASVHVKENWRYVTRIKRGQKNEPPTKEKDVHLLGKEMNRLTAEKSQFLDESYQHIVRLEQIALKADSVSTIVHLDFLIEKMKEKGDTEGARKLEEMKRREDEGTKESRRISLISSLYEDIILNSYLISSQSPAVYQLRAKKQKIGTLTRMTVGEKHPGKTNKTILLVGETGAGKSTLINALLNYTMGVKWEDDVWFTIVEEEKKERQTESQTSDVIMYEIFGFEGETLPYSLTIIDTPGYGDTRGIEHDDIISHRLLDLFRSEDGVHEISAVGLVMKASDNRLSDRLMYIFDSVTSLFGKNLEKNIVALITHSDGTKPKNPRQALQAANIKCAKNRKNKPVYFLFNNCQHEDRAEENESLKYSWKFTQENMNQLTDFLETSNPQKMLTTVEVLNERNRLKACIQNLQERINLTELKQTEFGQIREALKKHEEKQKEEKKKIEEAQKMYETLKSQGEQKSEQAVKIQQTIKKHKEEIKRNEKFTVEVDEVYKEKVRIDGGMWGLVFYEAAVCCTVCEETCHYPGCTMAWYPSHCEVMKEGCCTSCKKKCPTSDHVKANWRYVTKTRRVNKTNEQMKQKYEKNVAECELKRSQLKPLTKEVKEIMRTATDSSLNTDKMLQKYEEHQKESEEKSSLLENIEQEMIRLTAESSQLLDESYQHVVSLEQIALKADSFSTIVHLDFLIEKMKEKGNTEKIQKLEEMRSRVDEKNKAAYWYSQHTISYQKPLE; translated from the exons ATGTGAAGTCTCCTCTACCCATCACACATTACAGAGAGAGGCTACAGTCAAACCTTCAGGTCAGCTTTAAGTACAAACAAGAAGGCTGGACACCAAAGAAAGATGAGAAGAACCTGGACGACATCTACACTAAACTCTACATCACTGctggaggagaaacacacaccacTAGCCAGTTCAGGCAGATTGAAATGGCCTCTGGAAAGCCTGCAGGAACTGAAATCAACAACATCTTCACACACCCTTCTGGCATTAAAAAGAGTATAAGAACTGTGCTGACTGCTGGGGAGGCAGGAAGCGGTAAAACTTTCCTTGTGCACAAGTTTTTGTTGGATTGGGCAGAAAAAAGAACCAATCAGGATGTGGGTTTGATTTTCCCTTTAACTTTTAGAAGGCTAAATTCATTACAAGAGAAAAAGGTAAGCTTTGCcaaactcattcattcatgtataCCTGCAACTAGGGACATGAATGAAGGGGATCTTAATACCATCTTCACAACATGGCAGACACAAGGAACTCTAGCCCTTAAGAAGAGTGAATATAAAATTCTGTTTGTGTTGGATGGGCTAGATGAGAGTCGCCTTCAGCTGGACttcactgatgatgatgatgcaacTATTGATGTCACagagtccacctcagtggatgtgctgctgacaaacctcatcaaggggaaactgcttccctctgcttgtatctggataaccacacgacctgcagcagccagtcAGATCCCTCCTGATTTTGTAGatatggtgacagaggtcagagggttcactgacccacagaaggaggagtacttcaggaggagattcagagatgaggagcaggccagcaggatcatctcccacattaagacatcacgaagcctccacttcatgtgccacatcccagtcttctgctggatcactgctacagttgtgcaggaggcaggaggagaactTCCTGAGACCCTGACTGAGGTTTACATAGAACTCCTCAATGTTCAGATCAAACATTTGAAACCAAGATATGGTTTTGAAAAAAGCATCCAGTGCATTAAGATGATTACAAAATTGGCCTTTAAGCAGCTGGAGAAGGACAGCCTGATGTTCAGTGAAGAAGAACTAACAGAGGACAAAATTACTTTGACTGGAGTCTCTGTGTATCCAGAGATGTTCTCATGGCTCTTCAAAGAGGAACATCAGCTGAAGAAGGGCAGGAGCAAAGTATTCAGCTTTGTCCATCAGAGTGTAgtggagtttctggctgctctgtTTGTGGCCTTAGAATCTGATATTAAAAACATGGAGGCTAAATCACAGGACTGTTTGATGAGAACTGTAAATAATTTCAGCCAAACACGTCTACCAGAGATCTACAGCAACACTGTTGACAAAGCCATACAGAGTCTGGATGGACatctggacttgttcctccgcttcatCCTGGGCCTTTCACTGCACGCCAACAAACCTCCTTTACAAGACCTGctcacacagacaggaagtagctcacagaccatTAAGCTGACAGTAGACTATGTGAGGAAGAAGGTCAGAGAAAATCCATCTCCTGAGAGAAGAATCAGCTTGTTCCTGTGTCTGAATGAGCTGAAGGATGGTTCTccagtggaggagatccagcaaTTCCTGAAATCAGGAACAGTCTTAGGTGatctgtctcctgctcagtggtcagcgcTGGTCTTCATTATACTGTCATCACAAAAAGATCTGActgtgtttgatctgaaacactACTCTGCTTCAGAAAAGGCTCTTCTggggctgctgccagtggttgaagcctccaacaaagctct GCTGAAtggctgtaacctctcagagaggagctgtgaagctctgtgttCACTTCTCGGTTCCAAATCCTGCAGTGtgacagagctggacctgagtaacaacaagCTGCatgattcaggagtgaagctgaTTTCTTCTGTACTGAATAATCCACAGTGTAAACTGCAAACTGTCAG ACTAAGGggctgtaacctgtcagagagaagctgtgattacctgtcctcagttctcagctccccGTCCTGCAgtctgacagagctggacctgagacACAACAACCTGGGACTGTCAGGAAAGAAGCTGTGTGAAAGCTCTACAAAGGCCACTGTCCG GATGAGTAATGTCTCACTGAAAGATATCATCTCCAAGAGTGATCAGAAATCTGATGGACCTCCTGCTGTCTACCAGCTGAGagcaaagaaacagaagattgGAACTCTGACAAGAATGACTGTTGGAGAAAAACATCCTGGGAAGACAAATAAAACCATCTTACTTGTGGGAGAAACAGGAGCAGGAAAATCTACTCTGATCAATGCTCTGCTCAACTACACCATGGGAGTGAAGTGGGAGGATGACATCTGGTTTACCATCgtagaggaggagaaaaaggaaTGTCAGACAGAAAGTCAGACATCAGATGTGATCATGTACGAGATCTTTGGGTTTGAAGATGAAACTTTGCCCTATTCTCTGACCATCATCGATACTCCTGGATATGGAGACACCAGAGGGATTGAACATGATGACACCATCAATCACAGATTATTGGACTTGTTTCGATCAGAGGATGGAGTCCATGAAATTAGTGCAGTGGGTCTGGTGATGAAGGCGAGTGATAATCGACTTAGTGATCGACTGATGTACATCTTTGATTCAGTGACGTCTCTGTTTGGAAAAAACTTGGAGAAAAACATTGTagctctgatcacacactcagATGGGATAAACCCTAAAAACCCTCTTCAAGCTCTTCAAGCTGCAAACATTAAATGTGCCAAAAATAGGAAGAATAAGCCTGTTTACTTCCTCTTTAATAACTGCCAGCATAAAAACCAGAGAGAAAAAtaccagaaaaaaaattataaaaactcAGAGAGAGGAATGAGCGGGTTCACAGCCTTCCTAACAGAAGCAACACCTCTAATGCGAGAGGCGACACCTGAAAGTATCAGACTGACAGCCTGCATCCAAAACCTGCAAGAAAGAATCAGATTCACTGAAGTAAAACAAAGAGAGATGAAACTGAGTCAGGAAGCTGTGGAGAAACATGACAACATGAACAATGAAGAGGTAACTCCATGTGTAGTTtttaaacataaagaacttaTTAGAGAAGTGATTGGTTGGCCCGGGTTTAAAGCAGCTGTCAGCTGTACAGTCTGTGAAGAGAACTGTCACTATCCTGGATGCACGGTGCTCTTAAATCACTGTGAGGTCTTTAGAGATGGTCACTGCACGTCATGTACCAACAAGTGTCCTGCATCAGTGCATGTGAAAGAAAACTGGAGATATGTGACCAGGATAAAGAGAGGTCAGAAGAACGAACCACCAACTAAAGAGAAGGATGTTCATTTACTTGGAAAGGAAATGAACCGACTGACAGCGGAGAAGTCACAGTTCCTGGATGAGTCCTACCAGCATATTGTCAGACTGGAGCAGATCGCTCTAAAAGCTGATTCAGTGTCCACTATTGTCCACTTGGACTTTCTGAttgagaagatgaaggagaaagGAGACACAGAGGGGGCCAGGAAACTGGAGGAGATGAAAAGGAGAGAGGATGAAGGAACCAAAGAATCACGGAG GATTAGTTTGATCTCATCACTCTATGAAGACATCATCTTAAACAGTTATCTCATCAGTTCACAATCTCCTGCTGTTTATCAGCTAAGagcaaagaaacagaagattgGAACTCTGACAAGAATGACTGTTGGAGAAAAACATCCAGGGAAGACAAATAAAACCATCTTACTTGTGGGAGAAACAGGAGCAGGAAAATCTACTCTGATCAATGCTCTGCTCAACTACACCATGGGAGTGAAGTGGGAGGATGACGTCTGGTTTACCATCgtagaggaggagaaaaaggaaCGTCAGACAGAAAGTCAGACATCAGATGTGATCATGTACGAGATCTTTGGGTTTGAAGGTGAAACTTTGCCCTATTCTCTGACCATCATCGATACTCCTGGATATGGAGACACCAGAGGGATTgaacatgatgacatcatcagtcacagaTTATTGGACTTGTTTCGATCAGAGGATGGAGTCCATGAAATTAGTGCAGTGGGTCTGGTGATGAAGGCGAGTGATAATCGACTTAGTGATCGACTGATGTACATCTTTGATTCAGTGACGTCTCTGTTTGGAAAAAACTTGGAGAAAAACATTGTagctctgatcacacactcagATGGAACAAAACCTAAAAACCCTCGTCAAGCTCTTCAAGCTGCAAACATTAAATGTGCCAAAAATAGGAAGAATAAGCCTGTTTACTTCCTCTTTAATAACTGCCAGCATGAAGATCgagcagaagaaaatgagtCTTTAAAATATTCATGGAAATTCACACAGGAAAACATGAATCAACTCACAGACTTCTTAGAAACATCTAATCCTCAAAAAATGCTGACAACAGTCGAAGTGCTAAATGAACGAAACAGACTAAAAGCCTGCATCCAAAACCTGCAAGAGAGAATCAATTTGACTGAACTGAAACAGACAGAATTTGGACAGATCCGAGAAGCTCTGAAAAAACacgaagaaaaacagaaagaagaaaagaaaaagattgaaGAAGCTCAAAAAATGTACGAAACTCTGAAGAGCCAAGGAGAACAGAAAAGTGAGCAAGCTGTAAAAATCCAACAAactataaagaaacacaaagaagagaTTAAGAGGAATGAAAAGTTCACTGTAGAGGTTGATGAGGTCTACAAAGAGAAAGTACGCATTGATGGTGGGATGTGGGGTTTAGTTTTTTATGAAGCAGCTGTCTGCTGTACAGTCTGTGAGGAGACCTGTCACTATCCTGGATGCACGATGGCCTGGTATCCTTCACATTGTGAGGTCATGAAAGAAGGCTGCTGCActtcatgtaaaaaaaagtgtccTACATCAGATCACGTGAAAGCAAATTGGAGATATGTGACCAAGACAAGGAGAGTTAACAAGACCAATGaacaaatgaaacagaaatatgaaaaaaatgtggCAGAATGTGAGTTGAAGAGGAGTCAGTTAAAACCTCTTACAAAGGAAGTGAAGGAAATAATGAGAACAGCGACTGATTCATCACTGAACACAGACAAAATGCTGCAGAAATATGAAGAGCATCAAAAAGAAAGCGAAGAGAAGTCGAGCCTGTTAGAAAATATTGAACAGGAAATGATCCGACTGACAGCAGAGAGCTCACAGTTATTGGATGAGTCCTACCAACATGTGGTCAGTCTGGAGCAGATCGCTCTGAAAGCTGATTCATTTTCCACTATTGTCCACTTGGACTTCCTGAttgagaagatgaaggagaaagGAAACACAGAGAAGATCCAGAAACTGGAGGAGATGAGGAGCAGAGtggatgaaaaaaacaaagcagcatattGGTACTCCCAACACACCATCAGCTATCAAAAACCTTTGGAATGA